In Alosa sapidissima isolate fAloSap1 chromosome 11, fAloSap1.pri, whole genome shotgun sequence, a single window of DNA contains:
- the LOC121723321 gene encoding phosphatidylinositol phosphatase PTPRQ-like isoform X1, producing the protein MSTQHGDYMVVHHFNYTSWPEHGVPESSTTLIQFVKSIRSNHGHDNTTIVVRCSAGVGRTGVFIALNHLIQHARDHDFVNIYGLVAELRSERMCMVQNLAQYMFLHQSTLDLLSSKSNSQSIWFVNYSALEKMDSLDAMEGDVELEWEETTM; encoded by the exons ATGTCCACTCAGCATGGAGACTACATGGTAGTGCATCACTTTAACTACACCTCGTGGCCAGAGCACGGCGTACCAGAGTCCAGCACCACGCTCATCCAGTTTGTCAAGTCTATCCGCTCCAACCACGGCCATGATAACACCACTATCGTAGTGCGCTGCAG TGCTGGCGTGGGAAGAACTGGTGTGTTTATAGCTCTCAATCACCTGATCCAGCATGCGAGGGACCATGACTTTGTGAATATCTACGGCCTGGTGGCAGAGCTGCGCAGTGAGAGGATGTGCATGGTGCAGAACctg GCCCAGTACATGTTTCTCCACCAGAGCACTTTGGATCTGCTGTCCAGCAAAAGCAACAGTCAGTCCATCTGGTTTGTCAACTATTCCGCTCTGGAAAAGATGGACTCGCTGGATGCCATGGAAG GTGATGTTGAGCTGGAGTGGGAGGAGACGACTATGTGA
- the LOC121723321 gene encoding phosphatidylinositol phosphatase PTPRQ-like isoform X2: MVVHHFNYTSWPEHGVPESSTTLIQFVKSIRSNHGHDNTTIVVRCSAGVGRTGVFIALNHLIQHARDHDFVNIYGLVAELRSERMCMVQNLAQYMFLHQSTLDLLSSKSNSQSIWFVNYSALEKMDSLDAMEGDVELEWEETTM; encoded by the exons ATGGTAGTGCATCACTTTAACTACACCTCGTGGCCAGAGCACGGCGTACCAGAGTCCAGCACCACGCTCATCCAGTTTGTCAAGTCTATCCGCTCCAACCACGGCCATGATAACACCACTATCGTAGTGCGCTGCAG TGCTGGCGTGGGAAGAACTGGTGTGTTTATAGCTCTCAATCACCTGATCCAGCATGCGAGGGACCATGACTTTGTGAATATCTACGGCCTGGTGGCAGAGCTGCGCAGTGAGAGGATGTGCATGGTGCAGAACctg GCCCAGTACATGTTTCTCCACCAGAGCACTTTGGATCTGCTGTCCAGCAAAAGCAACAGTCAGTCCATCTGGTTTGTCAACTATTCCGCTCTGGAAAAGATGGACTCGCTGGATGCCATGGAAG GTGATGTTGAGCTGGAGTGGGAGGAGACGACTATGTGA